One Methanobacterium sp. DNA window includes the following coding sequences:
- the mcrD gene encoding methyl-coenzyme M reductase operon protein D — MEEIKAVDVKIFPYRRLKPETTEKILNGIMEYDGILRVIVNGNSIPKIVGYGPAKGTQVNHKDRKVIKVKKDSVELRVSVGELIITVNYENLELFLEKLQNLLENTLNFEYEVSTGIFTKTNITVSDYLKLGYGFENSIDPRIIGMVDPNSMSRDTIKLIGD, encoded by the coding sequence ATGGAAGAAATAAAGGCCGTTGATGTTAAAATATTTCCTTACAGACGTTTAAAACCCGAGACAACTGAGAAAATACTTAATGGTATCATGGAATATGATGGAATTTTGAGGGTTATAGTAAATGGAAATTCCATACCTAAAATTGTAGGATACGGCCCTGCAAAAGGAACTCAAGTCAATCATAAAGATAGAAAGGTTATTAAAGTAAAAAAAGATTCCGTGGAACTTCGTGTTTCTGTTGGTGAATTAATAATAACTGTAAACTATGAAAATCTTGAATTATTCCTTGAAAAATTGCAAAATCTGCTTGAAAATACTTTAAACTTTGAATACGAAGTTTCAACAGGTATTTTTACTAAAACAAATATTACTGTTTCAGATTACTTAAAATTAGGTTACGGATTTGAGAATAGTATTGATCCTCGCATTATAGGTATGGTGGATCCAAACTCAATGTCCAGAGATACTATAAAATTAATAGGTGATTAA
- the mcrG gene encoding coenzyme-B sulfoethylthiotransferase subunit gamma — MAYEAQYSPGETKIAENRRNHMDPDYELKKIREIADEDIVKILGHRNPGEGYKSVHPPLEEMDFEEDMMKELVEPIPGASNGNRTRYVQFTDSMYNAPAQPYDRARTYMWRFRGVDTGTLSGRQVVEMRESDLEKISKTLIETEFFDPAKTGIRGATVHGHSLRLDENGMMFDALQRYVYNEENGEISYVKDQVGRHLDEPVNVGEALDEEYLKEITTIYRSDNISMREDREAIEVVEKIHAARTDGGFGLEVFKNDLKRKLGE, encoded by the coding sequence ATGGCTTATGAAGCTCAATACTCCCCTGGAGAAACAAAAATTGCTGAAAACCGTAGAAATCACATGGACCCTGATTATGAACTTAAGAAAATCAGGGAAATTGCTGATGAAGATATAGTTAAAATATTAGGTCACAGAAACCCTGGAGAAGGTTACAAAAGTGTTCATCCTCCTCTAGAAGAAATGGATTTTGAAGAAGATATGATGAAAGAGCTTGTAGAACCTATTCCTGGTGCAAGCAATGGTAACAGAACAAGATATGTTCAGTTTACAGATTCAATGTACAATGCACCTGCACAGCCATATGATAGGGCAAGAACTTACATGTGGAGATTTAGGGGTGTAGATACTGGAACATTATCTGGAAGACAAGTTGTAGAAATGAGAGAATCTGATTTAGAGAAAATTTCCAAAACATTAATTGAAACTGAGTTTTTTGACCCTGCAAAAACAGGTATAAGGGGTGCAACTGTCCACGGCCACTCATTAAGATTAGATGAGAATGGAATGATGTTTGATGCTCTTCAAAGATATGTTTACAATGAAGAAAATGGTGAGATTTCCTATGTAAAGGATCAGGTTGGAAGACATCTTGACGAACCTGTAAACGTTGGTGAAGCTTTAGATGAGGAATATCTAAAAGAAATAACCACAATCTACAGGAGTGACAACATCAGCATGCGTGAAGATAGAGAAGCAATTGAAGTAGTTGAAAAAATCCACGCTGCCAGAACAGATGGTGGATTTGGGTTAGAAGTTTTCAAAAATGATTTAAAGCGCAAATTGGGTGAATAA
- the mcrA gene encoding coenzyme-B sulfoethylthiotransferase subunit alpha, whose amino-acid sequence MEDEKKLFLKALKSKFNGNPNETSTEYYCFGGWEQSPRKKEFNEYSEKIVEERGGLPFYNPDIGVPLGQRQLMSYKVSGTDTYVEGDDLHFCNNSAIQQLSDDIKRTIIVGMDTAHAVLERRLGVEVTPETINEYMETINHALPGGAVVQEHMVEVHPGLVGDCYAKIFTGDDTLADELDSRFLIDINKEFPEEQAEMLKKYVGSKTYQISRVPTSVVRTCDGGTVSRWSAMQIGMSFISAYKLCAGEAAISEFAYAAKHADVIEMGNFLPARRARGPNEPGGISFGILADMIQTSRVSDDPAEITLEVIAAAAAIYDQIWLGSYMSGGVGFTQYATAAYTDDILDDFVYYGMEYVQDKFGICGAKADDSVVKDISTEVTLYAMEQYEIPTLLEDHFGGSQRAAVAAAAAGCSTAFATGNSNAGINGWYLSQILHKEVHSRLGFYGYDLQDQCGASNSLSIRSDEGLIHELRGPNYPNYAMNVGHQPEYAGIAQAPHAARGDAFCVNPLIKIAFADKNLAFDFEKPRKSIAKGALREFMPCGERDLINPAG is encoded by the coding sequence ATGGAAGACGAAAAGAAGTTGTTTTTAAAAGCTTTAAAAAGTAAATTTAATGGGAATCCAAACGAAACTAGCACAGAATATTACTGTTTTGGAGGTTGGGAACAATCTCCTCGTAAAAAAGAATTCAACGAATACTCTGAAAAGATCGTAGAAGAAAGAGGAGGACTTCCATTTTATAACCCTGATATTGGGGTACCACTAGGTCAGAGACAATTAATGTCCTACAAAGTTTCTGGAACAGATACATATGTTGAAGGAGATGACCTCCACTTCTGTAATAATAGTGCAATTCAACAGCTATCAGATGATATAAAAAGAACAATTATAGTGGGTATGGATACAGCACACGCTGTGCTCGAAAGACGTTTAGGTGTAGAAGTGACTCCTGAAACAATTAACGAGTACATGGAAACAATAAACCACGCACTCCCTGGAGGAGCAGTTGTTCAAGAACACATGGTAGAAGTTCACCCAGGTTTAGTAGGTGACTGTTACGCTAAAATATTCACCGGTGACGACACTCTGGCCGATGAATTAGATTCCAGATTCCTTATAGACATAAACAAGGAATTTCCTGAAGAACAAGCAGAAATGCTTAAAAAATATGTCGGTTCAAAAACCTACCAAATAAGCAGAGTACCAACAAGTGTTGTCAGAACATGTGATGGAGGTACAGTTTCAAGATGGTCTGCTATGCAGATAGGAATGAGTTTCATTTCAGCATACAAATTATGTGCGGGTGAAGCAGCAATATCTGAATTTGCATACGCTGCAAAACACGCAGATGTAATTGAAATGGGTAACTTCTTACCAGCAAGAAGGGCAAGAGGACCAAATGAACCTGGCGGAATTTCATTCGGAATTTTAGCAGATATGATCCAAACATCAAGAGTATCAGATGACCCTGCAGAAATAACTCTCGAAGTTATTGCAGCTGCAGCAGCAATCTACGACCAAATCTGGCTTGGTTCTTACATGTCTGGCGGAGTAGGGTTCACACAATATGCTACCGCAGCATACACTGATGACATACTCGATGATTTCGTATACTACGGAATGGAATACGTACAAGATAAATTCGGCATATGTGGTGCAAAAGCAGATGATTCTGTTGTTAAAGACATATCAACTGAAGTAACTCTCTATGCAATGGAACAATACGAGATTCCAACCCTCTTAGAAGATCATTTTGGTGGATCCCAAAGAGCAGCAGTAGCTGCAGCAGCAGCAGGATGTTCCACTGCATTTGCTACAGGAAACTCCAATGCTGGAATTAACGGATGGTACCTAAGTCAGATATTACACAAAGAAGTTCACAGCAGATTAGGATTCTACGGTTACGACTTACAAGACCAGTGTGGAGCTTCAAATTCACTTTCAATTAGAAGTGATGAAGGTTTAATACACGAATTAAGAGGTCCTAACTACCCTAATTATGCAATGAATGTAGGTCACCAGCCAGAATACGCGGGTATTGCTCAAGCACCACACGCTGCAAGAGGAGACGCTTTCTGTGTCAATCCTTTAATAAAAATAGCATTTGCTGATAAAAACCTTGCTTTCGACTTCGAAAAACCAAGGAAATCCATAGCAAAAGGTGCATTAAGAGAATTTATGCCTTGTGGAGAAAGGGATTTAATTAATCCTGCAGGCTAA
- a CDS encoding TetR/AcrR family transcriptional regulator, translating into MSIVERREREKKQRQQDIINAAEKLFFSKGFDNVSMKDIASEVELSKATLYLYFQNKESLFFAIVLRGTRILNSMVKDAVENEIKGIDKVAAFRNAYNDFTEQYHDYIQIYNYFQSGRFNLTDNSFKKKGNKRTKSDVSMPYVSECAMEILKLRNERFSILCDSVQKGIDDMTIRENVNPVEVAVLLSTISKSLSNIPPDRERILQDHGINHEKYFNDVGDLIQHMIMNRND; encoded by the coding sequence ATGTCAATCGTAGAACGCAGGGAAAGGGAAAAAAAGCAACGACAGCAGGATATTATCAATGCTGCTGAGAAATTATTCTTTTCTAAAGGCTTTGATAATGTTTCTATGAAAGATATAGCTAGTGAAGTTGAGCTTAGTAAGGCGACTTTATATTTATATTTCCAAAATAAAGAATCGTTGTTTTTTGCAATTGTACTTCGAGGTACTAGAATTTTGAATTCTATGGTTAAAGATGCTGTGGAAAATGAAATTAAGGGTATTGATAAAGTAGCTGCATTCAGGAATGCTTATAATGATTTTACCGAGCAATATCATGATTACATTCAAATTTACAATTACTTTCAGTCAGGAAGGTTTAATCTGACAGATAATTCTTTTAAAAAGAAGGGAAACAAAAGAACTAAATCAGATGTTTCGATGCCTTATGTAAGTGAATGTGCAATGGAGATACTCAAGCTGCGTAATGAGAGATTCTCAATTTTATGCGATTCTGTTCAAAAAGGGATTGATGACATGACAATTCGTGAGAATGTTAATCCTGTTGAAGTTGCAGTTTTATTATCAACTATATCAAAGAGTCTATCAAATATACCTCCAGATCGTGAAAGAATACTGCAAGATCATGGAATTAATCATGAAAAGTATTTCAATGATGTTGGTGATTTAATACAGCACATGATAATGAATAGAAATGATTGA
- a CDS encoding shikimate kinase translates to MKTIVKSPGSATVINAIATGCGSAFGIKRYVTAEVELKADKIICKSDKSVDTSLMELCVQIVLQNFDIDTGVRVKTFSDLPVASGLSSSSATSNAVTLATVLALLNEYDSDQVIDDFGILNMAIDASLEAGVTITGAFDDASASFFGGLTVTDNVNRKILKKERMEEQNILIYMPDKKSLTAQSDIGKMKLLSPYVKLAFDQALKGDIYKALTLNGLLYCAALEFNPNIAIDALNAGAIAAGLSGTGPSFVAITDNNSLEDVLDVWGQYEGEVIHTDVDNEGTNEITS, encoded by the coding sequence TTGAAAACAATTGTTAAATCACCAGGTTCTGCAACTGTTATAAATGCAATAGCTACTGGATGCGGGTCTGCATTTGGTATAAAACGTTATGTAACAGCAGAAGTTGAATTAAAAGCAGATAAAATAATTTGCAAATCTGATAAAAGTGTTGACACCAGTTTGATGGAATTATGTGTACAGATAGTTCTCCAGAATTTTGATATTGATACTGGTGTGAGGGTTAAAACATTTTCAGATCTTCCAGTTGCTTCTGGGCTTTCAAGTAGTAGTGCAACATCAAATGCAGTCACTCTGGCTACAGTGTTAGCTTTATTGAATGAATATGATTCTGATCAGGTTATAGATGACTTTGGAATACTAAATATGGCTATAGATGCTTCATTGGAAGCTGGTGTCACTATAACTGGTGCATTCGACGATGCCAGCGCTTCATTTTTTGGGGGATTAACTGTAACAGATAATGTGAATCGGAAAATTTTGAAAAAAGAGAGGATGGAAGAACAAAACATATTAATATATATGCCGGATAAAAAGTCACTAACTGCACAATCAGATATTGGGAAGATGAAACTTCTCTCACCTTATGTCAAACTGGCATTTGACCAGGCTTTGAAAGGTGATATTTATAAAGCTCTAACTTTAAATGGACTATTATATTGTGCAGCTCTTGAATTTAATCCTAATATTGCCATTGATGCATTAAATGCCGGTGCAATTGCTGCCGGATTATCAGGAACAGGACCATCATTTGTAGCCATAACAGATAATAACTCTTTAGAAGATGTTTTAGATGTATGGGGTCAATATGAAGGTGAAGTAATCCATACTGATGTTGATAATGAAGGCACAAATGAAATTACAAGTTAA
- a CDS encoding chorismate mutase, which yields MDKAEALRILQGSRDKIDEIDEEIIHLIQKRTSLAGDIVNAKIVLGMEMEDKKREDYIQDRTKKVAEQKNIDEKCLKKIMKLLMDLSKKEQEEILRRENNG from the coding sequence GTGGATAAGGCTGAAGCTTTAAGAATTCTTCAAGGTTCTAGAGATAAAATAGACGAAATTGATGAAGAAATCATACATCTCATACAAAAAAGAACATCTCTTGCAGGTGATATTGTAAATGCAAAAATAGTTCTTGGTATGGAGATGGAAGATAAAAAAAGAGAAGATTATATTCAAGATAGAACAAAAAAAGTAGCAGAGCAGAAAAATATAGATGAAAAATGTCTTAAAAAAATTATGAAGTTACTAATGGATTTAAGCAAAAAAGAACAAGAAGAGATACTTAGGAGGGAAAATAATGGGTAA
- a CDS encoding 30S ribosomal protein S17e, translating into MGNIRTSFVKRIARELIETYEGKFTTDFDENKKLVEEYSTVSTKHLRNKIAGYVTRLVRQQSRVQ; encoded by the coding sequence ATGGGTAACATAAGAACATCATTTGTAAAAAGAATTGCAAGAGAATTAATAGAAACATACGAGGGTAAATTCACAACAGATTTTGATGAAAACAAAAAATTAGTGGAAGAATATTCCACAGTGAGTACAAAACACCTCAGAAACAAAATTGCAGGATATGTAACAAGGTTAGTAAGACAACAATCCCGAGTGCAATGA
- a CDS encoding aspartate kinase, which translates to MGIIVAKFGGTSVGNGERIRKAAQSVVNEYMKGKKVVVVVSAINKTTDEFSDVVETATGNAITDKQLAEVLSMGEMTSVRIFSSTIESLGVKSEYLDPYKDNWPIITDNKFLSAKVDIKTTAEKLNQIKKMVDEGIIPVICGFLGKDESGHITTLGRGGSDITAFLLGHCLNAEEVIIVTDVGGVMSTDPNKLQTARKLDKISVEEMRDLATHGAQVLHPYALKYKDPKIDAKIIGYDHGDLSAPGTEIMGPSSNEELLKSATLNSDPISVIAVVGEEILTKTGILAKITDTLAEHKINIYGISTGQNSITVFVNKAESEHGHEVLHDVVVETDELSSLSLGREIAMITVASQDFIDTPGVITEITEPLQKNDINIVEISSSQTSVVIFVDWNDGRKAYELVKGVLK; encoded by the coding sequence ATGGGAATTATAGTGGCCAAATTCGGAGGAACCTCAGTTGGAAATGGGGAAAGAATAAGAAAAGCAGCCCAATCAGTTGTAAATGAATATATGAAGGGCAAGAAGGTAGTTGTAGTAGTATCCGCAATAAATAAGACTACGGATGAGTTTTCAGATGTTGTAGAAACAGCTACAGGAAATGCAATAACGGATAAACAACTTGCGGAAGTCCTTTCAATGGGTGAAATGACTAGTGTCCGAATATTTTCATCAACAATAGAATCACTGGGTGTTAAATCCGAATATTTAGATCCATATAAGGATAATTGGCCTATAATTACTGATAATAAATTTTTAAGCGCAAAGGTTGACATTAAAACAACAGCAGAAAAATTAAACCAAATTAAAAAGATGGTAGATGAAGGGATAATTCCAGTGATCTGCGGCTTCCTTGGAAAAGACGAATCAGGACATATAACAACTCTTGGTCGTGGTGGAAGTGACATAACTGCATTCCTTTTAGGGCACTGCCTCAACGCTGAAGAAGTCATTATAGTAACAGATGTTGGGGGAGTAATGTCTACAGATCCCAATAAACTTCAAACTGCCCGAAAACTTGATAAAATCTCTGTTGAAGAAATGAGAGACCTTGCAACCCATGGAGCGCAGGTTTTACACCCGTATGCTTTAAAATATAAAGATCCTAAAATAGATGCTAAAATAATAGGCTATGACCATGGGGACCTATCAGCCCCAGGAACAGAGATTATGGGGCCGTCTAGTAATGAAGAATTGCTTAAAAGCGCCACATTAAACAGCGATCCTATTTCTGTAATAGCCGTGGTTGGAGAGGAAATATTAACTAAAACTGGAATTTTAGCGAAAATCACAGATACTCTTGCAGAACATAAAATAAACATATATGGAATATCTACAGGCCAAAATTCCATCACAGTGTTTGTAAATAAGGCCGAATCAGAGCATGGTCATGAAGTTCTTCATGATGTGGTTGTAGAAACTGATGAATTAAGCTCTCTTTCCCTTGGACGAGAAATAGCAATGATAACTGTTGCAAGTCAAGATTTCATAGACACTCCAGGGGTTATTACTGAAATTACTGAACCTTTACAAAAAAATGATATAAATATTGTTGAAATTTCTTCAAGTCAAACTTCTGTCGTCATATTCGTTGATTGGAATGACGGTAGGAAGGCTTATGAACTGGTAAAAGGTGTCTTAAAATGA
- a CDS encoding 4-hydroxy-tetrahydrodipicolinate synthase translates to MKFEGTTVAMVTPYTKDDEIDEIGIRENINYLIEKGVSGILAAGTTGESATITHDEHRKLIDILIDEVDGRVTTIAGAGSNSSKEALGLVKHAEDTGADAALVITPYYNKPQPHGLYEHYKMLTESSDIPIVVYNVPSRTGTDIDVETIGKVAQLDNIVAIKEASPELDKVSQTIKKIEEIGKTGEFVVLSGNDDLTLPMVVMGAKGVISVVANVDPARMSQLVNYALEGDFKTASKIHYEIYDLMKVLFIETNPVPAKTAMNMMGRPAGHVRMPLAPLKEENKAKLKEVLEKLDLV, encoded by the coding sequence ATGAAATTTGAAGGTACAACCGTAGCTATGGTAACGCCATACACAAAAGATGATGAAATAGATGAGATAGGAATCCGTGAAAATATAAACTATTTAATAGAAAAAGGAGTTAGTGGGATATTAGCAGCCGGAACAACAGGAGAATCAGCTACAATAACTCATGACGAGCACCGCAAGCTAATCGATATTTTAATCGATGAAGTTGATGGTAGAGTAACAACCATCGCCGGTGCAGGTAGCAACTCATCTAAAGAAGCTCTTGGACTTGTAAAACATGCTGAAGATACTGGAGCTGATGCAGCATTAGTTATAACTCCTTATTATAATAAACCACAGCCACATGGGCTTTATGAGCACTATAAAATGCTTACAGAATCTTCGGATATCCCTATTGTTGTATATAATGTTCCTTCAAGGACAGGTACTGATATAGATGTTGAAACAATTGGAAAAGTTGCACAACTTGATAATATCGTGGCTATAAAAGAAGCCAGCCCTGAACTAGATAAAGTTTCTCAAACAATCAAAAAAATTGAAGAAATAGGAAAAACAGGTGAATTTGTAGTTCTTTCTGGAAATGACGATCTTACACTCCCTATGGTGGTAATGGGGGCAAAAGGAGTTATAAGCGTTGTTGCAAACGTTGATCCGGCACGTATGAGTCAACTGGTTAATTATGCTTTAGAAGGGGACTTTAAAACAGCATCTAAAATACATTATGAAATTTATGACCTTATGAAAGTGCTATTTATTGAAACAAACCCTGTCCCTGCAAAGACAGCAATGAATATGATGGGAAGGCCAGCAGGTCATGTTAGAATGCCTCTTGCACCATTAAAAGAGGAAAATAAGGCTAAATTAAAGGAAGTTCTTGAAAAACTTGATTTAGTCTAA
- the dapB gene encoding 4-hydroxy-tetrahydrodipicolinate reductase, with amino-acid sequence MIGVAVTGASGRMGSKIIKTILKQDDMKVVAAIEAPNTPLEGKDIGEVIGVGTINVPVNGAQKLAEVLKENKPDVLVDFTIANAAVNTIKTSAQCGVNVVVGTTGLSDSQLDEIKKSIEENQIRAVIAPNMAVGVNVFFKVIKDLAKILNDYDIEIIEAHHKHKADAPSGTAVRAYEIIADELGRNKEESCVYGRQGIVGARTAEEIGVHAVRGGDIVGDHTVLFAGDGERIELVHRAHSRQAFVSGVIKALRFVVGAPEGKISDMGDVLGIK; translated from the coding sequence ATGATTGGAGTGGCTGTAACAGGCGCAAGTGGAAGAATGGGTTCTAAAATAATTAAAACCATACTAAAACAGGATGATATGAAAGTTGTAGCAGCAATAGAAGCACCAAATACTCCTTTAGAAGGAAAGGATATAGGTGAGGTAATAGGTGTTGGAACAATTAATGTTCCAGTTAATGGTGCACAAAAACTTGCTGAGGTTTTAAAGGAAAACAAGCCAGATGTGCTTGTAGATTTTACAATAGCAAATGCAGCAGTCAATACAATCAAAACATCTGCCCAATGTGGAGTTAATGTGGTTGTAGGTACTACAGGGCTTTCTGACAGCCAATTGGATGAAATAAAAAAATCCATCGAAGAAAACCAGATACGGGCAGTTATAGCTCCAAACATGGCTGTAGGAGTAAATGTCTTCTTTAAAGTCATAAAAGACCTTGCAAAAATTCTTAATGATTATGATATTGAAATAATCGAAGCACATCACAAACACAAGGCTGATGCACCATCAGGAACAGCAGTTAGGGCATATGAAATAATAGCAGACGAACTCGGAAGGAACAAAGAAGAATCTTGTGTCTATGGAAGACAAGGTATAGTTGGTGCTCGAACAGCTGAAGAAATAGGAGTACATGCAGTTCGTGGCGGAGATATTGTTGGAGACCACACCGTACTCTTTGCAGGTGATGGTGAACGTATAGAGCTAGTTCACAGAGCTCACAGCAGACAAGCTTTCGTAAGTGGAGTAATTAAAGCATTAAGATTTGTTGTAGGAGCACCTGAAGGTAAAATAAGCGATATGGGAGATGTTCTTGGTATAAAATAG
- the asd gene encoding aspartate-semialdehyde dehydrogenase, whose amino-acid sequence MVNVGILGATGMVGQRFIELLADHPKFEITALTASARSAGKRYEDAAIWYLDSSVPESVKDITVVDTDPKEAKDVDIVFSALPADTAAIVEPKFAKSCVVASNASAMRMEPDVPLVIPEVNPEHLDIIETQQKNRGWDGFIVTNPNCSTIALTITLKPLYDQFNIKRVYVSTMQAVSGAGYNGVPSMAIVDNLVPFIGGEEDKMETETLHLLGDFDGETVTPATFGVSASCHRVAVVDGHTEAVFIEFEDNLEVEDMKNSFNEFKGLPQKLDLYSAPKNPIVIREEENRPQPRMDRNTDNGMAVTVGRIRKDVAFENSMRYVLVGHNTIRGAAGASILNAELISEIM is encoded by the coding sequence ATGGTAAACGTAGGTATTCTCGGAGCAACAGGAATGGTTGGGCAGAGATTCATCGAACTATTGGCAGATCATCCAAAGTTTGAAATCACTGCACTCACAGCATCTGCAAGATCAGCAGGAAAAAGATATGAAGACGCTGCAATATGGTATCTTGATAGCAGCGTACCAGAAAGTGTAAAGGATATAACTGTAGTAGATACAGACCCAAAGGAAGCTAAAGATGTTGATATTGTGTTTTCTGCACTTCCAGCAGACACTGCAGCTATTGTTGAGCCAAAATTTGCTAAATCATGTGTTGTAGCTTCAAATGCAAGCGCGATGAGAATGGAACCAGATGTACCTCTCGTAATTCCTGAAGTTAACCCTGAACATTTAGACATTATAGAAACTCAACAAAAAAACAGAGGATGGGATGGATTCATAGTAACAAATCCAAATTGTTCAACAATAGCCCTAACAATTACCCTAAAACCTCTTTATGACCAATTTAACATAAAAAGAGTTTATGTTTCCACAATGCAGGCTGTATCTGGTGCAGGATACAATGGTGTTCCTTCAATGGCTATAGTAGATAATCTGGTGCCCTTTATTGGAGGCGAGGAAGATAAAATGGAAACTGAAACTCTCCATTTATTAGGGGATTTCGACGGTGAAACAGTAACTCCTGCAACATTTGGAGTAAGCGCCTCATGCCATCGTGTAGCTGTTGTTGATGGACATACAGAAGCAGTCTTCATAGAATTTGAAGATAATTTGGAAGTTGAGGACATGAAAAACTCATTTAATGAATTCAAAGGACTTCCACAGAAACTAGATCTATATTCTGCTCCAAAAAACCCCATAGTAATAAGGGAAGAGGAAAACAGACCTCAGCCACGAATGGATAGAAATACTGATAATGGAATGGCGGTTACTGTTGGAAGGATACGAAAAGATGTTGCATTTGAAAATAGTATGAGATATGTCCTTGTTGGCCATAATACTATACGTGGTGCTGCAGGAGCATCTATATTAAATGCAGAATTGATATCTGAGATAATGTAA
- a CDS encoding phosphatase PAP2 family protein, which produces MLDTLINTIIYIDVSIFYLINIGMQNYIFDYTMPIITNAGLPGFWIVICICIYIFGGEKGKNTAVLCIIALLIGYFLTEFLKYIVVRPRPYNVLESVHLLTTMDGYSWPSGHTIAAFTGATLIGREYGTLCLILLILLASIVGFSRIYIGVHYPLDVVSGALIGVLLALLVLRFENSIISNFNALKQRIMAKN; this is translated from the coding sequence ATGTTAGACACGTTGATCAACACAATAATTTACATTGATGTTTCAATTTTTTATTTAATAAATATAGGCATGCAAAACTATATTTTTGATTATACAATGCCCATAATTACAAATGCAGGTCTTCCAGGATTTTGGATAGTAATATGTATATGTATTTATATATTTGGAGGGGAAAAAGGGAAAAATACAGCAGTATTATGTATAATTGCCCTTTTAATTGGATATTTTTTAACTGAGTTTTTAAAATATATTGTGGTACGGCCCAGACCATACAACGTGCTTGAAAGTGTGCATCTTTTAACTACTATGGATGGTTATTCCTGGCCATCAGGACACACGATTGCAGCATTTACAGGAGCTACGTTAATTGGTAGAGAGTATGGAACATTATGCTTGATATTATTAATATTATTAGCATCTATCGTGGGTTTTTCAAGAATTTATATAGGGGTCCATTATCCATTGGATGTAGTTTCAGGAGCACTGATAGGTGTATTACTGGCTTTACTGGTTTTAAGGTTTGAAAACAGTATCATTTCGAATTTTAATGCTTTAAAACAACGTATAATGGCAAAAAATTAA